A region of Diospyros lotus cultivar Yz01 chromosome 3, ASM1463336v1, whole genome shotgun sequence DNA encodes the following proteins:
- the LOC127797981 gene encoding uncharacterized protein LOC127797981 isoform X1 translates to MLDLLVALIPGVCALVAAVIQGKLTPGGNKEINGKLASDGNKKSKGNAEKQLASLEEEAKNLTQEGKRIRTEQYEVVNSYRSQVTALMRLSLFYGVASIYLQLSYTDEVKMTILFFFAFAVAFRTALTKLEKISQSTGDLRKRLKPLQKQVTTFKTNRGKPGNRLDGQIKQLEEDIAKAMELSKSNDKQANESSVLLPLAACAVACGRCIPGLSELVQLLVLLCSLASTHPTLLLSTILQGCLLMLNHSGKDWD, encoded by the exons ATGTTGGATCTTTTGGTTGCACTAATTCCGGGAGTTTGTGCTTTGGTTGCAGCTGTTATACAAG GAAAATTGACCCCTGGTGGCAACAAGGAAATTAATG gaaaattGGCCTCCGATGGCAACAAGAAAAGTAAGG gTAATGCTGAAAAACAATTAGCGTCACTTGAGGAGGAGGCTAAAAATCTGACGCAAGAAGGGAAGAGGATTCGGACGGAACAGTATGAAGTAGTCAACTCTTATAGAAGCCAAGTTACAGCACTCATGCGACTTAGCCTATTTTATGGCGTTGCCTCTATCTATCTCCAACTAAGTTACACCGACGAGGTTAAGATGacaattctcttcttctttgccttcgCGGTTGCCTTTAGGACGGCATTGACGAAGCTCGAGAAAATATCTCAGTCGACTGGGGACCTCAGGAAAAGGCTGAAACCTTTGCAGAAGCAAGTCACAACTTTTAAAACCAACCGTGGCAAGCCGGGAAATCGGCTGGATGGGCAAATTAAGCAGCTGGAGGAAGACATAGCTAAGGCCATGGAGCTATCTAAATCAAATGATAAGCAGGCCAACGAATCATCGGTGCTTCTCCCTCTCGCAGCTTGTGCAGTTGCATGTGGGCGCTGTATCCCTGGTCTTTCCGAGCTTGTGCAGTTGCTTGTTTTGCTCTGTTCGCTCGCCTCTACACATCCCACT CTGCTGCTTTCAACCATTCTGCAAGGCTGTCTATTAATGCTAAACCACAGCGGAAAGGACTGGGATTAA
- the LOC127797981 gene encoding uncharacterized protein LOC127797981 isoform X2, translating into MLDLLVALIPGVCALVAAVIQGKLTPGGNKEINGNAEKQLASLEEEAKNLTQEGKRIRTEQYEVVNSYRSQVTALMRLSLFYGVASIYLQLSYTDEVKMTILFFFAFAVAFRTALTKLEKISQSTGDLRKRLKPLQKQVTTFKTNRGKPGNRLDGQIKQLEEDIAKAMELSKSNDKQANESSVLLPLAACAVACGRCIPGLSELVQLLVLLCSLASTHPTLLLSTILQGCLLMLNHSGKDWD; encoded by the exons ATGTTGGATCTTTTGGTTGCACTAATTCCGGGAGTTTGTGCTTTGGTTGCAGCTGTTATACAAG GAAAATTGACCCCTGGTGGCAACAAGGAAATTAATG gTAATGCTGAAAAACAATTAGCGTCACTTGAGGAGGAGGCTAAAAATCTGACGCAAGAAGGGAAGAGGATTCGGACGGAACAGTATGAAGTAGTCAACTCTTATAGAAGCCAAGTTACAGCACTCATGCGACTTAGCCTATTTTATGGCGTTGCCTCTATCTATCTCCAACTAAGTTACACCGACGAGGTTAAGATGacaattctcttcttctttgccttcgCGGTTGCCTTTAGGACGGCATTGACGAAGCTCGAGAAAATATCTCAGTCGACTGGGGACCTCAGGAAAAGGCTGAAACCTTTGCAGAAGCAAGTCACAACTTTTAAAACCAACCGTGGCAAGCCGGGAAATCGGCTGGATGGGCAAATTAAGCAGCTGGAGGAAGACATAGCTAAGGCCATGGAGCTATCTAAATCAAATGATAAGCAGGCCAACGAATCATCGGTGCTTCTCCCTCTCGCAGCTTGTGCAGTTGCATGTGGGCGCTGTATCCCTGGTCTTTCCGAGCTTGTGCAGTTGCTTGTTTTGCTCTGTTCGCTCGCCTCTACACATCCCACT CTGCTGCTTTCAACCATTCTGCAAGGCTGTCTATTAATGCTAAACCACAGCGGAAAGGACTGGGATTAA